Sequence from the Sphingomicrobium clamense genome:
TCAGGAAGTTGAGGCCGAACGACGCGCCGCTTTCGCGCTGGCAATAGGTGCAGTGACAGCAATTGACGAATAGCGGGTCGTCGGGCGCTTTGAAAGTGACGGCGCCGCAAGCGCAGCGGCCGGTGCGAGGCTGGGTCATGGCCCCTGCCTAGCAATCGAGCGGGCACAGGCATAGCGTGGACGAATGTCCATCATCGCCGCCCTCGCGCTCGCCACCATCCCGCCACCGCCGTGCAATACCGAGCTTGTCGTCCTCGGCGCCGGGCAGGACGCGGGCGCGCCACAGCTCGGCAACCTGTCGGACCCGGCGTGGACTGACCGGGACAAGCGCTTGCTGGCGACATCGCTGCTGCTGATCGACTGGGGGCAGCGCAAGCGCTTCATGTTCGAGGCGACCCCCGACATCGTCGAGCAGTTGCAGGCTTCGTACGAGGTCAAGCCACTGCTTCGCGATGATGGCAGCCTCGACCTCGACGGCATCTTCCTCACCCACGCGCATATAGGACATTATGCGGGGCTGCTTCATCTCGGGTTCGAGAGCGCGAACACCAAGGACGTGCCCGTCTATGCGATGCCGCGAATGGCGTCGTTCCTGGCCTCGAACGCACCGTGGTCGCAGCTGATCGATTTGAACAATATTAGCATGACCACGCTCCAGCCGGAAGCCGCGACCAACATCCAGGACACGTTTGCTGTCCTGCCGCGCGTCGTGCCGCACCGCGACGAATTTAGCGAAACGGTCGGCTATTCGGTGGTCACGCCGGGCAAGCGCTTCTTCTTCCTGCCTGACATCGACAGTTTCGACGAATGGGAAGCCGCAGGCGGTCCGAGCCTCTCCGCACTGGTCGAGGGCCACGACCTCTTGTTTCTGGACTCCACGTTCTTCGACGATGACGAGCTCGATCGCGACATGAGCGCGATCCCGCATCCGCGTACCAAGGGGACGATGGAGGCGCTTGCATCACTCCCGGCCGACCAGCGGGCGAAAGTGCATTTCATCCACTACAACCATTCCAATCCGATCCGCTTCCCGGACTCGGCGGAATCGCAAATGGTCGAAGAGAATGGCTTCAACGTCGCGCGGCGCGGCGATCGTCACTGCCTCGACCTTTGAACCGTTCGACAAGTCAGGCGCCCGACCCTATATCGCCCCAATGACCGAATATATCCAAGTCGGGCCCGAGGACCGGGTCGAGCCCAAGAACGGCGTCATCAAGCTTCACGGCCCCGAGGGGTTCGAAGGCATGCGCAAGGCCGGACGGCTGGCTGCGGAAATTCTCGATGCGCTGGTCGACCATGTCGTGCCGGGCGTCACCACGGGCGAGCTCGACAAGATCGTCTATGACATGATGATCGCGGGCGGATCGGTGCCGGCGACCATGGGCTATCGCGGATACGAGAAGAGCAGCTGCACCTCGATCAACCACGTTGTGTGCCACGGCATCCCTGGCGACAAGGCGCTGAAGGACGGTGACATCGTCAACATCGACGTGACCCCCCTGCTCGACGGATGGCATGGCGATACGAGCCGTATGTATGTCGCGGGCAAGCCCAGCGTGAAGGCACAGCGCCTGATCGAAGTCACCTACGAATGCCTCATGCTCGGGCTCGATCAGGCCAAGCCCGGCAACCATCTCGGCGACATCAGCCACGCGATCCAGAGCCATGCCGAAAAGCACCGCTATGGCGTCGTGCGCGACTTTTGCGGTCACGGGCTCGGCCGCCTGTTTCATGACAGCCCCGAGGTCGTCCATGCAGGGCGCCCCGGCACCGGCCCCGAACTAAAGCCCGGCATGTTCTTCACTGTCGAACCGATGATCAACATCGGCCGCGCGGACGTGAAGATCCTCGACGATGGCTGGACCGCCGTGACGCGCGACAGAAAGCTCTCGGCGCAGTTCGAACATTCGATCGGCATCACCGAGGATGGCTGCGAGATTTTCACGAAGAGTCCCAAGGGCCTCGATTGCCCGCCTTACGGAGGCTGACGTGAAGAAGATCGAGGCGATCATCAAACCGTTCAAGCTCGACGACGTGAAGGACGCGCTGCACGAGGTCGGCGTGTCTGGACTGACCGTGACCGAGGTCAAAGGCTTCGGTCGCCAGAAAGGCCACACCGAACTCTATCGCGGCGCCGAATATGTCGTCGACTTCCTGCCCAAGGTGAAGGTCGAAGTCGTGGTCGAGGAAGACCAGGCGCACCGCGCCGTCGAGGCCATCGAACATGCCGCGCGCACCGGGCGCATCGGCGACGGCAAGATTTTCGTCAGCAATATCGAACAGGCGATCCGCATCCGCACCGGCGATCGCGACGTGGACGCGCTGTGAACGAACCGATCGCCGAACGCGAGTTCACGAATAAGGACGGCACGATAACGCTGAAGATATTCGCGCCTATGCTGGAAATGATCGACGGAAATGAAGACTGGACAAGTGAGCCCGAGATCACTTGGCCTTCTGGACGGGTAATACGACGCAAGGCACATGGTGTCGATAGTATGCAAGCACTATTGCTCAACATCGCCATGGCCAACAACCATATCCATTTCCCGGTTGTGGGTGAGCGAGACAAGAGCCTGAAATACTTCGACATAGAGGGCACGGACCTAGTCGTGCCGCAATATCAGGATGACTGATAAGGACCCCCGCCTCGCCTCGATGGCGCCCGAGGAACTCCGGCGGATCATGCGCGCGCTCGGCTATCGAACGCAGGGCCAACTCGCCGAGGCCATCGGCGTTTCGCGCAGTGCGGTTAGCCTATGGCTGGAAGGCAAGGTCGGTGTCCCGCGCCCCGTCGCGATGCTCCTGCGCATGCTCCTTTCGGCGCAGCGCCGCTCTTATTAAGCCGCGTCCGCCGCGAGCGGAATGTCGAGCAGGAAGAGCAGGCCCTTGGCGGTCCATTTGCGATCGGCCTTGGCACCCAGCTGACGCACCGCCATGTCGATCATGGTCGAACCGAAGCCCGTCTTCTTGGGCGCGGTCACGGCCTTGCTGTCTTCGCGCCAGGTCAGGTGAAGGGTCGGGAATTCTCCCTTCCGGTCCACCTTCCAGGAAACGGTGACGTGACCGTCCTCCCCTTCCCAAGCGCCATATTTGACGGCGTTGGTGGCAAGTTCGTGGACGATCATGCCCATCGGCGACGCCATTTCGCTGGAGAGCTCGACCGGCGTTCCGTCCATCGTCAGACGGTCAGCCAGATCGTCATAGGGAGCCAGCGTTGCGCCCAGGAGCGAATCCAGCGTGACGATGGGACGATCGAGCGCGCCCTGGCTGACATCGTGCGCGATCGCGAGCGCCTCGATCCGGCTGTGCACCTTGTGCGCGGCCTCGGCCATGTTCTTCTCGTGCCGCAGTGTCGATCCGACGACCGCGCTGACCACAGCGAAGATGTTCTTCACGCGATGGTTGAGCTCGCGCGCGAGCAGGTCGGCGCGCTCGTTCGCGACGCGCAGCTGCTCGGCATCACGCGCGGCGATTTCGGCTTTTTCGGTCCGGACAAGCTGCCAAACGCCAAGAACGATCAGGCCGAGAACAAGCAGGCCGAGCATGATCAAAATTGGTGTGTTGCGGGCCTCGATCCGCTCGGTGTCACTGACGGCTTGTGCGAGAATTTCTTCTTCCGCGGATTCCAACTCTTCGATCGACGAACGGATCGTGGCCATCAATTGGAAACCGGTATCGGTCTCGATCAAGCGAACAGCTTCGCCGCGCCGGTTTTCGCGCACCAATTCGACCGCCATCTCCAGCTCGCGCAGCTTCGACAGTACCGCCCTGCGGAGCGTCGCAAGTGTTTCGCGCTGGTCCGCATTGGCAATGGGCTCGAGCTTTTCTTCGACTGATTCGAGCGCCGGCACCGCCTGTTCGATCCCGTAAAGATAGGGTGTCAGATAGCGATTGTCTGAGGTCAGCACATAGCCGCGCTGCCCCGTCTCGGCGTCGCTCATGATGACCTGGAGTTCACGCAGCTCGGCAAGGATGCCGCTGGTCGTCTCCACCTGCTGCCGCAGGTCGCGTTCGGCGCGTTGCGCATCGATCAGCGAATAGACGATCCCGGACATCGCCGCCGAGATCAGGATCAGGAGAACGAGGCTTGAGAGCCGAGGGCCGGAACGCCACCAGCGATTGACCGCACTTCCCCGCTCGCGCGGAGGTTGCTTGACGCTATCCATTACTTTTTTTTCCTGTCTTTACGCCGTTACGCAGGCGTTTCGAGAACCCTTTCGCAATCGTCAGGTGCGGTCAAGCCCGGCTTTCGGCGTGAAACATTCACCTCGGGCCGAGTCGCGCTTGGCTTTGCTTCGCCAAGCTGGAATCGATGCGCCAATTCTATTTTCCGGAGAAGATCAACATGGCCATCAGCGGCAAGGACATCCTCAAGCGCATCGACGACGAAGAGATCGAATGGGTCGACCTTCGCTTCACCGATCCGAAGGGCAAGTGGCAGCATCTCGCGATGGTTGCCTCGGCGCTCGATGAAGACCAGCTCGACGACGGCTTCATGTTCGATGGCAGCTCGAT
This genomic interval carries:
- a CDS encoding helix-turn-helix domain-containing protein, which codes for MTDKDPRLASMAPEELRRIMRALGYRTQGQLAEAIGVSRSAVSLWLEGKVGVPRPVAMLLRMLLSAQRRSY
- a CDS encoding DUF6968 family protein — protein: MNEPIAEREFTNKDGTITLKIFAPMLEMIDGNEDWTSEPEITWPSGRVIRRKAHGVDSMQALLLNIAMANNHIHFPVVGERDKSLKYFDIEGTDLVVPQYQDD
- a CDS encoding MBL fold metallo-hydrolase — its product is MSIIAALALATIPPPPCNTELVVLGAGQDAGAPQLGNLSDPAWTDRDKRLLATSLLLIDWGQRKRFMFEATPDIVEQLQASYEVKPLLRDDGSLDLDGIFLTHAHIGHYAGLLHLGFESANTKDVPVYAMPRMASFLASNAPWSQLIDLNNISMTTLQPEAATNIQDTFAVLPRVVPHRDEFSETVGYSVVTPGKRFFFLPDIDSFDEWEAAGGPSLSALVEGHDLLFLDSTFFDDDELDRDMSAIPHPRTKGTMEALASLPADQRAKVHFIHYNHSNPIRFPDSAESQMVEENGFNVARRGDRHCLDL
- the map gene encoding type I methionyl aminopeptidase — encoded protein: MTEYIQVGPEDRVEPKNGVIKLHGPEGFEGMRKAGRLAAEILDALVDHVVPGVTTGELDKIVYDMMIAGGSVPATMGYRGYEKSSCTSINHVVCHGIPGDKALKDGDIVNIDVTPLLDGWHGDTSRMYVAGKPSVKAQRLIEVTYECLMLGLDQAKPGNHLGDISHAIQSHAEKHRYGVVRDFCGHGLGRLFHDSPEVVHAGRPGTGPELKPGMFFTVEPMINIGRADVKILDDGWTAVTRDRKLSAQFEHSIGITEDGCEIFTKSPKGLDCPPYGG
- a CDS encoding P-II family nitrogen regulator codes for the protein MKKIEAIIKPFKLDDVKDALHEVGVSGLTVTEVKGFGRQKGHTELYRGAEYVVDFLPKVKVEVVVEEDQAHRAVEAIEHAARTGRIGDGKIFVSNIEQAIRIRTGDRDVDAL
- a CDS encoding sensor histidine kinase, giving the protein MDSVKQPPRERGSAVNRWWRSGPRLSSLVLLILISAAMSGIVYSLIDAQRAERDLRQQVETTSGILAELRELQVIMSDAETGQRGYVLTSDNRYLTPYLYGIEQAVPALESVEEKLEPIANADQRETLATLRRAVLSKLRELEMAVELVRENRRGEAVRLIETDTGFQLMATIRSSIEELESAEEEILAQAVSDTERIEARNTPILIMLGLLVLGLIVLGVWQLVRTEKAEIAARDAEQLRVANERADLLARELNHRVKNIFAVVSAVVGSTLRHEKNMAEAAHKVHSRIEALAIAHDVSQGALDRPIVTLDSLLGATLAPYDDLADRLTMDGTPVELSSEMASPMGMIVHELATNAVKYGAWEGEDGHVTVSWKVDRKGEFPTLHLTWREDSKAVTAPKKTGFGSTMIDMAVRQLGAKADRKWTAKGLLFLLDIPLAADAA